A genomic window from Silene latifolia isolate original U9 population chromosome Y, ASM4854445v1, whole genome shotgun sequence includes:
- the LOC141632701 gene encoding uncharacterized protein LOC141632701, translated as MNLFSLNCRGLGNPDVVGRLRNLIRREAPIVLFLCETKLSDSEMRKVRMLIDGYDGMEVDSVGRSGGLALLWQKGVHCVLRSMSVHYMDFDLEIGEASWRVNGFYGWPAVQDRHLSWQQLRLLAAEDTRPWLCIGDFNEILFSHEMKGGERPHWQMNNFRSAANDCGLRDVVLEGYPFTFDNGQVGADNRQCRLDRAMVTDNWLDIYPYARVKHLTQKWSDHTPLKLVLDGREGHVARRSRPFQFEQLRVGEEGCEEVIRRVWECKWEDLPETTNQCAIELRKWKNINLGKIVKTLDKKRRRLRVLDEGDRSSSAVAERKKLVKEIAQLLRDEEVLWRQRSRALWLKEGDKNTKFFHRQATQRKQKNHITKLIDAEGQEWVGNEAVAAVANSYFVELFAPSEPHDFDDVLTGVEGRVTTRMNALLGCEYREEEVLEDLNQMHPLKSPGPNGMNALFY; from the coding sequence ATGAATCTTTTTAGCCTTAACTGTAGGGGACTGGGCAACCCCGATGTAGTAGGCAGACTTCGTAACCTCATTCGGAGGGAGGCCCCCATTGTGCTTTTTTTGTGTGAAACAAAGCTCAGTGATAGTGAGATGAGGAAGGTGAGAATGTTAATAGATGGTTACGATGGTATGGAAGTAGATAGTGTTGGTAGGTCCGGGGGTCTGGCACTTTTGTGGCAGAAGGGTGTACATTGCGTCCTTAGGTCTATGTCCGTTCATTATATGGATTTCGATTTGGAAATTGGGGAGGCTAGCTGGAGAGTTAATGGTTTCTATGGGTGGCCGGCAGTTCAGGATCGACATCTCTCATGGCAACAGCTACGGCTCTTAGCGGCTGAAGATACTCGGCCTTGGCTTTGCATAGGAGATTTTAATGAAATTCTTTTTTCACATGAGATGAAGGGTGGGGAGCGGCCACACTGGCAAATGAATAATTTTCGAAGTGCGGCAAATGATTGTGGGCTGCGGGATGTCGTTCTTGAGGGGTACCCATTTACATTCGATAATGGGCAAGTGGGAGCTGATAATCGTCAATGCCGATTAGACAGGGCTATGGTCACGGATAATTGGCTCGATATATATCCTTATGCGAGGGTGAAGCATTTGACTCAGAAATGGTCGGACCATACCCCGCTGAAGCTTGTTCTTGATGGGAGGGAGGGTCATGTTGCAAGGAGAAGTCGACCATTTCAGTTTGAGCAATTACGGGTTGGAGAAGAGGGGTGCGAGGAAGTGATTAGACGTGTTTGGGAGTGCAAATGGGAGGATTTACCTGAAACCACAAATCAGTGCGCCATTGAGCTACGTAAATGGAAGAATATTAACCTTGGAAAAATTGTCAAAACTTTGGATAAAAAACGCAGACGGCTGAGGGTGCTAGACGAGGGGGATAGGTCTAGTAGTGCGGTTGCAGAGAGGAAAAAACTTGTAAAGGAAATAGCACAGCTGCTCCGGGATGAAGAAGTTTTATGGCGACAACGGTCTCGGGCTCTCTGGCTTAAGGAAGGGGATAAAAATACCAAGTTCTTtcatcgacaagcaactcaacgAAAACAAAAAAACCATATCACGAAGCTTATCGATGCCGAGGGTCAGGAATGGGTGGGTAATGAGGCAGTGGCTGCCGTGGCTAATTCTTattttgtagagctttttgcgcCATCGGAGCCTCATGATTTTGATGATGTTCTTACTGGAGTTGAGGGACGTGTTACAACGAGAATGAACGCGCTACTGGGCTGTGAATATCGAGAGGAAGAAGTACTTGAAGATCTTAACCAAATGCACCCCCTTAAGTCTCCGGGACCCAACGGTATGAATGCGCTCTTTTATTAA
- the LOC141632702 gene encoding putative mitochondrial protein AtMg00310, producing the protein MVENQDKYLGLPTMVSHSKKVISSVVRDKISKKLQGWRGMLLFKAGREVLIKAVAQSIPTYAMSVFKLPVNFCDELRSLVSSFWWGSEGGKRKIPWIAWRKLCEPKCKGGLAFRDFMSFNKALLGKQGWRLLTNGESLMSRILKGKYFHDRSFLEANLGTNPSYTWRGIWESKEVLHLGIRRRIRNGESTQVWHDTWIPGTQSRKVISPRGNLDSESTVRDLMNNDGERWDEHKIRETFVPLSKSVYSVFA; encoded by the coding sequence ATGGTGGAGAACCAGGATAAATACTTGGGCCTTCCTACTATGGTAAGTCACTCTAAAAAGGTTATTTCTTCAGTTGTTAGAGATAAAATTAGTAAGAAACTGCAAGGTTGGCGGGGGATGCTCCTCTTTAAAGCGGGTAGGGAAGTCTTGATAAAGGCCGTGGCCCAATCTATTCCTACTTATGCTATGAGTGTGTTCAAGCTACCAGTTAATTTTTGTGACGAATTACGATCTCTTGTCTCGAGTTTTTGGTGGGGCTCGGAGGGGGGTAAACGGAAGATTCCTTGGATTGCGTGGAGGAAACTTTGTGAACCGAAATGCAAAGGTGGATTGGCGTTTCGGGATTTTATGAGTTTCAACAAGGCACTTCTTGGAAAACAAGGATGGCGGCTCCTTACTAATGGTGAGAGCCTTATGTCTAGAATTCTGAAAGGTAAGTACTTCCATGATCGGTCTTTCTTAGAAGCTAATCTTGGTACCAATCCTAGTTACACTTGGAGAGGTATTTGGGAATCTAAGGAGGTTCTACACCTAGGCATTCGGCGAAGAATTAGAAACGGGGAGAGTACTCAGGTGTGGCATGATACGTGGATTCCTGGCACGCAATCTCGAAAAGTGATTTCCCCACGTGGTAATTTGGATAGTGAGTCGACTGTGAGGGATCTTATGAACAATGATGGCGAGAGGTGGGATGAGCATAAGATTAGGGAGACTTTTGTCCCTTTGAGCAAGAGCGTATACTCTGTATTCGCCTAA
- the LOC141632703 gene encoding uncharacterized protein LOC141632703 has product MDFIVRDERGEWRVTGFYGWPAVTNRHLSWRLLQILRQQSKVPWVCLGDFNEVLFLNEMKGGTRAQWQMNNFQEAVDECGLSDVKFEGYAFTWDNGQAGEANRQSRIDRAMATCEWKEKFPYARLIHLGREWSDHSLIKLLLDRRGGTCEVVRKFRFEQIWVGKDGCETAVQRGFDRWGEDLMEALGECASELQKWKKVSIGKIVKAISVKKNQLARLNEGGRSVEEVRRRRKIVSEIVALCRQEEHFWRQRSRALWLKEGDRNTSYFHRQDGQRKAKNYISKLVDDESIVRTEEEAVSRVATRYFTNLFEASPSRDFGDIFDGMEGRVLEWMNAILGSEYREEEVSDALNQIHLLKAPGPDEMNGLFYQTYWHIVGPMVIRTVFGVLRGDQMPEGMNHTHIMLIPKKKAPDKIRDFRPISLCNVVYKLVSKVLANRLKPFLNDIVSENQSAFTPGRLISDNVLIAFELFHHMKNSRHGEGFMAIKLDMAKAYDRVEWDFLEAVLRGMGFYRGWVDRVMMCVSSISSVVLINGNAKEVFRAERGLRQGDPLSPYLFILCAEVLSNQMRRAVMSNSLHGIRIAPNASTISHLLFADDSIFFLKASEEEAGRVCTILRRYEEASGQSVNLEKTMVSFSRSVKEGSRNNIAGCLGVEIVEEQERYLGLPTVVGRSKKPISNIIRDKLNKRLQGWRGKTLSRAGREVLIKAVANSLPTYVMSIFKLPANFCDELRSIVSRFWWGHEECKRRISWVAWKRLCRPKDMGGLGFRDFFKMNQALLGKQACRLLTSQNCLWARLMQSKYYYGKSFLDAELGDNPSYTWRGIIGAREVLLKGLRRRIGDGCDTFVWRDAWIPATQTGKVVSPCVRGNAMMRVAKLMTDDGRAWNEQQLNTVLMSFEQERVRNIRLSNTPQADSWYWSCERDGNYSVKSAYRLLDGIDLSLKKTSNWAREKWIWNKLWKTRVWPRIKLFFWQFCNNALATKVNVSIRVNSEDVMCPLCHCQVESIIYLFRDCMVAGQFWEGLNMELEDGGGGVGQHGEVRERVEGWWREMEEADYERMMVACWALWEARNRVVFEGGSVEVKRVIKRVRDVVEEINSGYEESKKEVEEGDNRRGREVDEGWRAPSPGWVKLNVDVGVKEGIGVGVGAVCRDEMGRVLWGLARHKKEVWEPRVAEAVAVLDRMEEAVKAGHENLVVESDCSHLIEAIKAHKTGRSPFFLVLNDIRTLCSLFSSISWSYTSRNNNKVAHALAHVLPSVVGNSVWIGTLPEAVNRFLD; this is encoded by the coding sequence ATGGACTTCATTGTTCGTGACGAGAGAGGTGAATGGAGAGTGACCGGTTTCTATGGATGGCCAGCAGTGACGAATAGGCATCTTTCATGGAGATTGCTGCAAATACTAAGGCAACAGTCTAAGGTACCTTGGGTATGTCTTGGGGATTTCAATGAAGTCCTTTTTCTGAACGAAATGAAGGGTGGAACGCGTGCTCAATGGCAAATGAATAACTTTCAGGAGGCGGTTGATGAGTGTGGTTTGTCAGATGTCAAATTCGAGGGGTATGCTTTTACATGGGACAATGGGCAAGCTGGGGAAGCAAATAGGCAGAGTCGGATTGATCGAGCTATGGCAACATGCGAGTGGAAGGAGAAATTCCCGTATGCTAGGTTAATCCATTTGGGGCGAGAGTGGTCCGATCATTCCCTTATTAAGCTCCTTCTTGATAGGCGGGGTGGCACGTGCGAGGTGGTGAGGAAATTTCGGTTCGAGCAAATATGGGTGGGTAAAGATGGATGTGAGACTGCGGTGCAAAGAGGGTTTGACCGTTGGGGAGAGGACCTAATGGAAGCCCTTGGGGAATGTGCCAGTGAACTGCAAAAGTGGAAGAAGGTTAGCATTGGGAAAATAGTGAAGGCTATCTCGGTAAAGAAGAACCAACTTGCTCGATTAAATGAAGGGGGAAGGTCGGTAGAGGAGGTGCGGCGAAGGCGGAAGATTGTTAGCGAGATTGTGGCGTTATGTAGACAGGAGGAGCATTTTTGGAGGCAAAGATCACGTGCTCTATGGCTTAAAGAGGGGGACAGGAATACGAGCTATTTTCACCGTCAAGATGGTCAACGGAAAGCGAAAAATTATATTTCGAAATTGGTCGATGACGAAAGCATAGTGAGGACGGAGGAAGAGGCGGTTTCGCGTGTTGCAACGAGATATTTCACTAACCTTTTTGAGGCGTCACCATCACGTGATTTTGGGGACATCTTTGATGGCATGGAGGGGAGAGTTCTCGAGTGGATGAATGCTATTCTAGGGAGTGAGTACAGGGAGGAGGAAGTCTCTGATGCCCTTAATCAAATTCACCTTCTCAAAGCTCCGGGGCCAGACGAAATGAATGGATTGTTTTATCAGACGTATTGGCATATTGTGGGCCCGATGGTGATAAGAACGGTTTTTGGGGTACTTCGTGGTGACCAAATGCCGGAAGGTATGAATCACACACACATCATGCTTATTCCAAAGAAAAAGGCTCCGGACAAAATTCGGGACTTCCGTCCAATTAGTCTATGCAATGTGGTTTACAAACTGGTCTCAAAAGTGCTAGCAAACCGGTTAAAACCCTTTCTTAATGATATTGTGTCTGAGAATCAAAGCGCATTTACTCCGGGTCGCCTTATTTCGGATAATGTCTTAATTGCTTTTGAATTATTCCATCATATGAAAAATTCAAGACATGGGGAGGGCTTCATGGCAATTAAGCTTGACATGGCCAAAGCATATGACAGAGTGGAATGGGATTTTCTGGAGGCGGTGTTACGAGGTATGGGGTTTTACAGGGGATGGGTGGATAGAGTGATGATGTGTGTTTCCTCTATATCGTCTGTCGTTCTGATCAATGGAAATGCCAAGGAAGTGTTTCGGGCGGAAAGGGGTCTACGACAAGGTGACCCGCTCTCACCCTATCTTTTTATCCTTTGTGCCGAGGTACTGTCTAATCAAATGAGGCGAGCAGTGATGAGTAACTCACTCCATGGTATTCGTATCGCTCCAAATGCCTCGACtatttctcatcttttgtttgcCGACGATAGTATCTTTTTTCTCAAAGCTAGTGAAGAGGAAGCAGGGAGGGTGTGCACGATTCTTCGAAGATATGAGGAAGCATCAGGTCAGTCGGTAAACTTGGAGAAAACGATGGTCTCATTTAGTCGAAGTGTGAAGGAGGGGAGTAGGAATAATATCGCGGGTTGCTTAGGAGTGGAGATAGTCGAAGAACAGGAGAGATATCTGGGTCTACCTACGGTTGTGGGTCGATCCAAAAAACCAATTTCGAACATTATTAGAGACAAGCTCAATAAAAGGTTGCAAGGATGGCGAGGGAAGACATTGTCTAGGGCTGGTAGGGAGGTTCTGATAAAGGCAGTTGCCAATTCTCTTCCTACCTACGTTATGAGTATTTTCAAACTTCCGGCGAATTTTTGTGACGAGCTACGGTCGATAGTGTCTCGATTTTGGTGGGGCCATGAGGAATGTAAGAGGAGAATTTCTTGGGTGGCCTGGAAACGACTATGCAGACCAAAGGATATGGGTGGGTTGGGGTTCAGAGACTTCTTTAAGATGAACCAAGCTCTCCTAGGGAAACAAGCATGCAGGTTACTTACGTCACAAAATTGTCTATGGGCACGGTTGATGCAGAGCAAATACTATTATGGGAAATCTTTTTTGGACGCGGAGTTGGGTGACAACCCCAGTTATACTTGGCGTGGGATAATAGGGGCGAGGGAAGTGCTTTTGAAGGGGCTGAGGAGACGAATAGGTGACGGGTGTGACACTTTTGTCTGGCGTGATGCATGGATCCCAGCCACACAGACGGGAAAGGTGGTGTCACCGTGTGTGAGAGGTAATGCGATGATGAGAGTGGCTAAGTTGATGACGGATGATGGACGGGCCTGGAACGAGCAGCAGCTAAACACGGTATTGATGTCCTTTGAGCAGGAGCGGGTTCGCAATATCAGGTTAAGCAACACGCCTCAAGCTGATAGTTGGTACTGGAGCTGCGAACGTGATGGAAATTATAGTGTGAAATCCGCATATAGGTTGCTAGATGGAATCGATTTGAGTTTAAAGAAAACGTCGAACTGGGCTCGCGAGAAATGGATTTGGAACAAATTGTGGAAGACGCGGGTGTGGCCTCGGATTAAACTCTTCTTTTGGCAATTTTGCAACAATGCGTTAGCAACAAAGGTAAATGTGTCAATTCGAGTCAATAGTGAGGATGTTATGTGTCCGCTGTGTCATTGTCAAGTCGAGTCTATTATATACTTGTTTCGGGATTGTATGGTCGCTGGACAGTTTTGGGAAGGGCTTAACATGGAGCTGGAAGATGGTGGTGGGGGCGTGGGGCAGCATGGCGAGGTAAGGGAAAGGGTGGAAGGGTGGTGGAGGGAGATGGAAGAGGCGGATTATGAGAGGATGATGGTGGCTTGTTGGGCTTTATGGGAAGCGCGCAATAGGGTGGTTTTTGAAGGAGGAAGTGTCGAGGTGAAGAGGGTGATTAAAAGGGTAAGGGATGTTGTGGAGGAAATTAACAGTGGGTATGAGGAAAGCAAAAAGGAGGTTGAGGAGGGAGATAATAGGCGAGGGAGAGAGGTGGATGAGGGATGGCGTGCTCCAAGTCCAGGATGGGTTAAACTAAATGTTGATGTAGGGGTGAAGGAAGGCATTGGAGTGGGTGTTGGAGCGGTGTGTAGGGACGAGATGGGGAGGGTGTTATGGGGCTTGGCAAGGCACAAAAAGGAGGTGTGGGAACCAAGGGTAGCAGAGGCGGTAGCTGTGCTCGATAGAATGGAGGAAGCGGTGAAGGCGGGACACGAGAATTTGGTGGTGGAAAGTGACTGTTCGCATCTGATTGAAGCCATTAAGGCGCACAAGACGGGACGAAGCCCTTTCTTTTTAGTTTTAAATGATATTCGTACGTTATGTTCTTTGTTTTCTTCTATTAGTTGGTCGTATACAAGTAGAAACAATAATAAGGTAGCACATGCTCTTGCGCATGTCTTACCGAGTGTAGTAGGCAACTCTGTTTGGATTGGTACGCTGCCTGAGGCAGTGAATCGATTTCTTGATTAA